A genome region from Leptodactylus fuscus isolate aLepFus1 chromosome 6, aLepFus1.hap2, whole genome shotgun sequence includes the following:
- the LOC142209460 gene encoding transcription factor HES-5-like has protein sequence MAPSTVFMEQPKVSSKEKNKLRKPIVEKMRRDRINSSIEQLKTLLEKEFHKQQPNVKLEKADILEMAVTYLKQQTMPTTSNIMHQNNGLHMEFSDGYNRCFNEVLSFLSLHQNQRTTELRLLNHFKPNEDATMSSSPSPARYCDVKPSDLSTNNNTLWRPW, from the exons ATGGCACCTAGCACTGTATTCATGGAGCAGCCTAAGGTCTCCTCGAAGGAAAAAAATAAG CTGAGAAAGCCCATTGTGGAGAAGATGCGCAGAGATAGGATTAATAGCAGCATCGAACAACTCAAGACTCTTCTGGAAAAAGAGTTTCACAAGCAACAGCCCAATGTCAAGCTGGAGAAGGCGGACATACTGGAGATGGCTGTCACCTACCTCAAGCAGCAGACTATGCCCACGACCAGCA ATATAATGCACCAAAATAATGGTCTACACATGGAGTTCAGCGACGGCTACAACCGATGCTTCAATGAAGTCCTCAGCTTCCTCTCCCTCCACCAAAATCAGAGGACAACCGAACTCAGGCTTCTGAATCATTTCAAGCCGAATGAAGACGCCACCATGTCTTCTTCTCCATCTCCTGCCAGATACTGTGACGTCAAGCCATCAGATCTGAGTACCAACAACAACACCCTCTGGAGACCTTGGTAG